From Mycolicibacterium cosmeticum, a single genomic window includes:
- a CDS encoding LemA family protein, protein MVRFVLILVLLIAVAVLIGFVAGYNKLRGAQVRVSEALSGIDVELTRRAALIPGLVHTVGSFAAHEKAILDRVTDARAQLTAATGGASVTQRSAAERVLDDAVGRVLALGQSYPQLNSSNNFLDLQRNLADTENKLAFARQYYNDAVATLNRLVATMPWMFVAPLAGVTEQEFYQAPR, encoded by the coding sequence ATGGTGAGGTTCGTGCTGATTCTGGTGCTGCTCATCGCGGTGGCGGTGCTGATCGGATTCGTGGCCGGCTACAACAAGCTGCGCGGCGCGCAGGTGCGGGTGTCGGAGGCGCTGTCCGGGATCGACGTCGAGTTGACCCGGCGCGCCGCGCTGATCCCCGGCCTGGTGCACACCGTCGGGTCGTTCGCCGCCCACGAGAAGGCCATCCTGGATCGCGTCACCGATGCGCGGGCCCAATTGACCGCCGCGACCGGCGGGGCGTCGGTGACCCAGCGCAGCGCGGCCGAACGTGTTCTCGACGACGCCGTCGGCCGGGTGCTGGCCCTCGGCCAGAGTTATCCGCAGTTGAACTCGTCGAACAACTTCTTGGACCTGCAGCGCAACCTCGCCGACACCGAGAACAAGCTGGCCTTCGCCAGGCAGTACTACAACGACGCGGTGGCCACCCTGAACCGGCTGGTGGCCACCATGCCGTGGATGTTTGTCGCACCGCTGGCCGGGGTGACCGAGCAGGAGTTCTACCAGGCGCCGCGCTAG